The genomic DNA TCGTGTGCTTCGCGACCGGGCTCACGACGGCGTTCCGCGGTTCGCGCGTCTTCGACCCCGAGTCGCTCGGCAGGTGGCAGCGCGACTCGGTGCGCACCGTGCCGATCGTCACGGGCTGCCTGCTGCTCGCGCGGCGCAGCGACTGGGATCGCATCGGCGGCATGGATGAGGCGTTCTTCCTGTACGGCGAGGACGCGGAGTTCTCGATGCGGGCGCGCCGGCTCGGCTACCGGCCGGTCATCGTGCCCGATGCCGTCATCGTGCACGAGGTCGGCGGATCCTCGTCGTCGAGCGGCGCGAAGATGTGCCTGGTGATGGCGGGCAAGGCGACGCTGCTGCGCCGCGTGCGGCGCGGGCCCGCCGCCGCGCTCGGCATCGTCCTGCTGCAGGCCGGCGCCGGCCTTCGGGCGCTGCTCGAACGGGTCACCCGCGCCGCCGAGCCGAGCTGGTCGATCGTGTGGCGGCGGCGCGCCGACTGGCGCACCGGGTATCCCGAGGCCGAGCCGCGGCTGCTCGGGGGCGAGGCCGCAGAGGTGCGGGCGTGAGC from Agromyces larvae includes the following:
- a CDS encoding glycosyltransferase family 2 protein encodes the protein MIAQVSVIVVSFNTREATLACLASIAASHDGVPLQIVLVDNGSTDGSADAVRAAHPDAVVVDAGGNLGFARGVELGVAHASGDAVLLLNPDTLVLPGSLQRLVDHAEAHPEYGVYGGRTLRPDGTLDPSSCWGAPTLWSLVCFATGLTTAFRGSRVFDPESLGRWQRDSVRTVPIVTGCLLLARRSDWDRIGGMDEAFFLYGEDAEFSMRARRLGYRPVIVPDAVIVHEVGGSSSSSGAKMCLVMAGKATLLRRVRRGPAAALGIVLLQAGAGLRALLERVTRAAEPSWSIVWRRRADWRTGYPEAEPRLLGGEAAEVRA